The DNA segment TGCGTGGTTCGTCGTTACCGAGGTCCCCGCTCTGGTATGCCGCCGTCATCATCGTCCCATCGACGTCATCGAGTTCTTCGAACCATTCGCCTTCCAGCTCCGAGACCGGATCGAGATTTACGTCAGTTTTCGTACTCGCTTCGACTGACCCCGTCTCCACGTTGATGTAGTGTAACTGCGGGTACTGTCTGCCATCGCCGTGGCGTTCAGTCATCTCGTCGACGAGGTAATTCTGTACCTCGTCTGTATCTCCGCTTTCGATGGCGCTCGAGCGAGCCATCGCTTCGACAGCATCCTGATTATTTAGATTCCAGTTCCGCACGCTCTGGGCCTGTTGAACGGCCAGATTTCCGTGGTCGTCGTGGACGAGAGATTCGACTTCGCTTTGCACTTCGTCGGTCGCAACGACTCCAATGGCCCCGACGGCAAGTCCCAGGACCAAGAGCACAATCGCGAACTTCAATGCGTAGCTTCGTCGAATAACTCGAGGGACGATTCTGCGTAACACACCAGCCATATCACGTATAGGTCACCGGCCAATAATAAACGTTTGCTGTGATATTTCTTCTTATGTTAATGTTTGTGGCCGTTGCTGGACTGATGGCCTGGAGAAACAGTATCACCACTATTCACTATTCAGAGACACCTTCCCGAGAGAACGTTCACTCGTTGCCGGCTATTCGGGTTAGTACGCTTCCGCACGGTGGATCCTGTACGAAATCAAATCCCCGCTGGACGATTTCGTGCAGGATTCAGGTGACCGATCACTAGTTTCCGTCGCCGAACGTGAACACGTCGTCTGCGTCGTCCGTTGTGCCGTCGTCGCTCGCCGTCTCTTCCGGCACCGCTTCGTCCTCGTCCGTTGGCGCTTCGTCAGTGCTATCGGTGCCCGCTGGGAGTGTTCCACCCTCTTCGGCGTGCATTGCCGATATCGCATCCTCAGCTGCGGGCAACTCACCCGATTCGAGTTCGGCATCGGTGTCGAACCGGTCGAGGGCTTCCGAAAGCTGTGCGGCCTGGGTGGCCAGGTCGCTCGCGCTCTGGGAGACTTCGGTGAGTGCGGTGGTCTGTTCTTCGGCTGCTGCAGCGACGTTTTCGGCTTCCGCGGTCGTCTCCTCGGAAATCGTCGCTGCTTCGTCGACCATCGATACGACCTCCTGTGTCGAGGCCGCCTGCTCTTCGCTGGCTGCGGAAATTTCCTGCACACCAGTGTTCGTCTCTCCTGCATACTCGGCGATTTCGTCGAGCGCGTCGGCCGCCCGCTCGACCGACTCGGTGTGTTCGGAGACACGCTGACTGGTTAGCTGGACTTCCGTCGCCGTTCGTTCGGTCTGTTCTTGAATCGTTCCCAGAATCGACTCGATGTCTTCGGCAGCGTGCTTGGTCTCTTCTGCGAGGTCTTTGACTTCGCCTGCGACCACCGAGAAGCCCTCGCCCGAATCGCCAGATCGGGCCGCTTCGATGTTGGCGTTGAGCGCCAGCATGTTCGTCTGCTCGGCGACCTCGGTAATGAACTCGATCAGTTCGTCGATCTGCTCCATCTCCGACTCGAGGCGTTCGATCTCCTCGACGGCGGCTTCGGACTCGGTTTCGATCTCGTTCATACCTCGGATTGCATCCTGAGCAGCTTCCCGACCCCGCTTTCCTGTGTCGGCGGTTCGCTCGGCGATGTCGGCGACCTGATTCGAAGAGGCCGCAATCTGCTCGATTGTTGTCGAGAGGCCGTTCATCTCGTGGTTGACCGACTGCAAACTCTGGTTCTGTCGTTCGGCGCCGTCCGAAATTTCCTGGATGGACTCGGTCACCTGCTCGGAAGCCGATCGGACTTCTTCGCTCGAGGCGGTCACCTGTTCGCTGGCGGTTGCCACCTCGTTGGCGAAGGCCTTGACGTTGGCCGTCGTCTCCTCGAGTTCGCCGACCATCTCGTTGAACTCGGTTGCGATGTCTCGCATCGCCTCGTTTTCCGTGTCAGGGTCCATACGGGCGGTGAGGTCGCCGTCACCACACACTTGCATAACGTCGCGGTACTCGTCGGCTTTCGACTCGAGATGTCGGTTGATCGCCTCGGTTTCGGCCCTGGCTTGCTCGGCCTCTTGCCGTGCCTCTTCGGCGTTTTTAATCTGTTGTTTCAGCGAGTCTCGCATATTGGCGAACCCGCCA comes from the Natronosalvus amylolyticus genome and includes:
- a CDS encoding methyl-accepting chemotaxis protein; the encoded protein is MQEDSAELAQQEARNVDKWNQLNLQEVQSLESAMPAEGQVELVGLRSDIEGAHSIHFVDLNEGTVSQSTNDSIHEQPLGAVAQEHQLLWAAEFAQVEDNYESNSDSYQEDDLVFGEPIANMARSPAVVPHRAADGTPVLSYVIANDWRNEFIVLSLEMESYSHEMIYNEDNGRVSFIVMQGMDGEGDTVVMDPSGGAFFMDYDEDDVDLASVGLEGEIFTSSQPGEALQAATQEEFHDEGYIISAARVTEDSPFLVTVQTPESEAYGFVQDVQQYGIYASIGGILFVMLIGGIVGRNTSKSIDRLTSKAEQMESGDLDVEFETQRVDSIGRLYGGFANMRDSLKQQIKNAEEARQEAEQARAETEAINRHLESKADEYRDVMQVCGDGDLTARMDPDTENEAMRDIATEFNEMVGELEETTANVKAFANEVATASEQVTASSEEVRSASEQVTESIQEISDGAERQNQSLQSVNHEMNGLSTTIEQIAASSNQVADIAERTADTGKRGREAAQDAIRGMNEIETESEAAVEEIERLESEMEQIDELIEFITEVAEQTNMLALNANIEAARSGDSGEGFSVVAGEVKDLAEETKHAAEDIESILGTIQEQTERTATEVQLTSQRVSEHTESVERAADALDEIAEYAGETNTGVQEISAASEEQAASTQEVVSMVDEAATISEETTAEAENVAAAAEEQTTALTEVSQSASDLATQAAQLSEALDRFDTDAELESGELPAAEDAISAMHAEEGGTLPAGTDSTDEAPTDEDEAVPEETASDDGTTDDADDVFTFGDGN